The following are encoded in a window of Microbacterium sp. LWO13-1.2 genomic DNA:
- the nrdF gene encoding class 1b ribonucleoside-diphosphate reductase subunit beta: MTPPEKLKLVDHVQAINWNRIQDDKDVEVWNRLVNNFWLPEKIPLSNDIQSWNTLTPDEQLLTMRVFTGLTLLDTVQATVGAVSLIPDAITPHEEAVYTNIAFMESVHAKSYSSIFSTLASTKEIDEAFRWSQENPNLQKKAQIVMDYYQGDDPLKRKVASTLLESFLFYSGFYLPMHWSSRAKLTNTADLIRLIIRDEAVHGYYIGYKFQKGLEKETQERRDELKEYTFNLLYELYDNEVQYTQDLYDGVGLTEDVKKFLHYNANKALMNLGYEAMFPSSVTNVNPAILSALSPNADENHDFFSGSGSSYVIGKAEATEDDDWDF; the protein is encoded by the coding sequence ATGACCCCTCCCGAAAAACTCAAGCTGGTCGACCACGTGCAGGCGATCAACTGGAACCGCATCCAGGACGACAAGGATGTCGAGGTGTGGAATCGCCTCGTGAACAACTTCTGGTTGCCCGAGAAGATCCCGCTGTCCAACGACATCCAGTCGTGGAACACCCTCACCCCCGACGAGCAGTTGCTCACGATGCGCGTCTTCACCGGGCTCACCCTCCTCGACACGGTGCAGGCCACTGTCGGTGCCGTCTCGCTGATCCCCGACGCGATCACCCCGCACGAGGAAGCCGTCTACACGAACATCGCGTTCATGGAGTCGGTGCACGCCAAGAGCTACTCCTCGATCTTCTCGACGCTCGCGTCGACGAAGGAGATCGACGAGGCGTTCCGGTGGTCGCAGGAGAACCCGAACCTTCAGAAGAAGGCTCAGATCGTCATGGACTACTACCAGGGCGATGACCCGCTCAAGCGCAAGGTCGCCTCGACCCTGCTGGAGAGCTTCCTGTTCTACTCGGGCTTCTACCTGCCGATGCACTGGTCGAGCCGCGCCAAGCTCACCAACACCGCCGACCTCATCCGTCTCATCATCCGCGACGAGGCCGTGCACGGTTACTACATCGGCTACAAGTTCCAGAAGGGGCTCGAGAAGGAGACCCAGGAACGCCGCGACGAGTTGAAGGAGTACACCTTCAACCTGCTGTACGAGCTGTACGACAACGAGGTGCAGTACACGCAGGATCTCTACGACGGTGTCGGCCTGACCGAAGACGTCAAGAAGTTCCTGCACTACAACGCCAACAAGGCGCTGATGAACCTCGGCTACGAGGCGATGTTCCCGTCGTCCGTGACGAACGTGAACCCGGCGATCCTGTCGGCGCTCTCGCCTAACGCCGATGAGAACCATGACTTCTTCAGCGGTTCAGGCTCGTCGTACGTCATCGGCAAGGCCGAGGCCACCGAAGACGACGACTGGGACTTCTGA
- a CDS encoding toll/interleukin-1 receptor domain-containing protein, which translates to MTPAVRSGGSGGGSRSARPSWSPSSSTVSYTAQQVRDLQPVRSAAISRTQPHDVFLCHAWPDRKEDAKDLYDLLVDESVSVWFSEVSLRVGTDMRVAIDRGLVSSRIGIVLVTPAMLEKLLTDRSIASNELSALLRRNLLIPVMHGVTFEQLDQVSPTLASRGGFSTAEEPLEDIAVKIAELVGELNDEEADELSMKRASE; encoded by the coding sequence GTGACTCCGGCGGTGCGGAGCGGAGGCAGCGGTGGAGGTTCGCGCTCTGCCCGGCCGAGTTGGTCACCAAGCTCATCGACCGTCTCCTACACCGCGCAGCAGGTTCGCGATCTGCAGCCGGTCCGAAGCGCGGCGATCAGCCGGACCCAACCGCACGATGTGTTCCTTTGTCACGCCTGGCCCGACCGCAAGGAAGACGCGAAGGACCTTTACGACCTCCTGGTCGACGAGAGCGTCTCGGTGTGGTTCAGCGAGGTGAGCCTCAGGGTCGGAACGGATATGCGCGTCGCCATCGACCGGGGCCTCGTCAGTTCCCGAATCGGTATCGTGCTCGTGACTCCCGCGATGCTCGAGAAGCTGCTCACGGATCGAAGCATCGCCAGCAACGAGCTGAGCGCTTTGCTTCGCCGCAACCTCCTCATCCCCGTGATGCATGGCGTGACATTCGAGCAACTCGACCAGGTCAGCCCCACTCTCGCGTCCCGCGGTGGATTCAGCACCGCGGAAGAACCTCTTGAGGACATCGCTGTGAAGATCGCTGAACTCGTTGGCGAACTGAATGATGAAGAGGCTGACGAGCTCAGCATGAAGCGGGCATCCGAGTAG
- the pgi gene encoding glucose-6-phosphate isomerase produces the protein MTAPIDPTRTPAWAELSALHASFEPDLRAWFAADPSRAERLSLPLGDLHVDLSKNLVTDDVIAALLRLAEQTGVADRFAAMLAGEHINTTEDRAVLHTALRRPAGAAPALVVDGQDVDTDVHSVLDALSAFADRVRSGDWLGVTGKKVTHVVNIGIGGSDLGPVMVYEALKPYADAGIQALFVSNIDPTDLAQKTADLDPETTLFIVASKTFTTLETLTNARLARDWLWAGLTASGAISGDDASRVDAVAHHFVAVSTALDKVAAFGIDPVNAFGFWDWVGGRYSVDSAIGLSLAITLGPDAFRDLLAGFHAVDEHVRTTPLERNVPVLMGLLNVWYVNFFDAQSHAVLPYAQQLSRFPAYLQQLTMESNGKSVRWDGSPVTTDTGEVFWGEPGTNGQHAFYQLIHQGTRLIPADFIAFANPAYPLQDDGRDVHGLFLANFLAQTKALAFGKTAEEVEAEGTTGALVAARTFAGNRPTTSIFAPALTPQVLGQLIALYEHITFTQGTIWGINSFDQWGVELGKQLATQIAPAIEGDAAAIEAQDASTKALLAYYHANRKQQE, from the coding sequence ATGACCGCCCCGATCGATCCCACCCGCACCCCCGCCTGGGCCGAGCTCAGCGCTCTGCACGCGTCCTTCGAACCCGACCTCCGCGCCTGGTTCGCCGCAGATCCGTCCCGCGCCGAGCGGCTGTCCTTGCCCCTCGGCGATCTGCACGTCGATCTCTCGAAGAATCTCGTCACCGACGACGTGATCGCCGCGCTCCTCCGCCTCGCGGAGCAGACCGGAGTGGCCGACCGCTTCGCCGCGATGCTCGCAGGCGAGCACATCAACACCACGGAGGATCGCGCCGTACTGCACACCGCGCTGCGGCGCCCGGCCGGTGCCGCGCCCGCGCTGGTCGTCGACGGCCAGGACGTGGATACCGACGTGCACTCCGTGCTCGATGCGCTCTCCGCCTTCGCCGATCGCGTCCGCTCCGGAGACTGGCTCGGTGTGACCGGCAAGAAGGTCACGCATGTCGTCAACATCGGCATCGGCGGTTCCGACCTCGGGCCCGTCATGGTCTACGAAGCGCTCAAGCCGTACGCGGATGCAGGCATCCAGGCTCTCTTCGTCTCCAACATCGACCCGACCGACCTCGCGCAGAAGACCGCCGACCTCGACCCCGAGACCACACTGTTCATCGTGGCGTCGAAAACCTTCACGACTCTGGAGACGCTCACCAACGCGCGGCTCGCCCGCGACTGGCTGTGGGCCGGGTTGACGGCATCCGGAGCGATCTCGGGCGATGACGCATCGCGCGTCGACGCCGTGGCGCACCACTTCGTCGCCGTGTCGACCGCCCTCGACAAGGTGGCCGCCTTCGGCATCGACCCCGTGAACGCCTTCGGGTTCTGGGACTGGGTGGGCGGCCGCTACTCCGTCGACTCCGCGATCGGCCTTTCCTTGGCGATCACTCTCGGCCCCGACGCGTTCCGCGATCTGCTGGCTGGTTTCCACGCGGTCGATGAGCACGTGCGGACGACGCCGCTGGAGCGCAACGTGCCGGTGCTGATGGGGCTGCTGAACGTCTGGTACGTGAACTTCTTCGACGCGCAGTCGCACGCCGTGCTCCCCTACGCTCAGCAGCTCAGCCGATTCCCGGCCTACCTGCAGCAGCTGACGATGGAGTCCAACGGCAAGTCCGTGCGCTGGGACGGCAGCCCGGTGACCACTGACACCGGCGAGGTGTTCTGGGGAGAGCCGGGCACCAACGGACAGCACGCTTTCTACCAGCTGATCCATCAGGGAACCCGCCTGATCCCGGCGGACTTCATCGCGTTCGCCAACCCCGCGTACCCGCTGCAGGACGACGGCCGCGACGTGCACGGGCTGTTCCTGGCGAACTTCCTGGCTCAGACCAAGGCGCTCGCCTTCGGCAAGACCGCCGAAGAGGTCGAGGCCGAAGGCACCACCGGTGCCCTCGTCGCCGCCCGGACTTTCGCCGGCAACCGACCGACGACCTCGATCTTCGCGCCGGCTCTCACCCCGCAGGTGCTCGGTCAGCTCATCGCGCTGTACGAGCACATCACGTTCACGCAGGGCACGATCTGGGGGATCAACTCGTTCGACCAGTGGGGCGTCGAATTGGGCAAGCAGTTGGCGACGCAGATTGCTCCGGCGATCGAGGGTGATGCGGCGGCGATCGAGGCCCAGGATGCGTCGACGAAGGCGCTGCTGGCGTACTACCACGCGAACCGGAAGCAGCAGGAGTAA
- the nrdE gene encoding class 1b ribonucleoside-diphosphate reductase subunit alpha gives MDYHALNAMLNLYDADGKIQFDADKRAAREYFLQHVNQNTVFFHSLKERLDYLVEKEYYEGAVIEKYSFDFIQKLNDLAYSKKFRFATFLGAFKYYTSYTLKTFDGKRYLERFEDRVVMTALGLADGDEELAINLVEEIISGRFQPATPTFLNSGKAQRGELVSCFLLRIEDNMESIARGINSALQLSKRGGGVALLLSNIRESGAPIKQIENQSSGIIPVMKLLEDSFSYANQLGARQGAGAVYLNAHHPDIMRFLDTKRENADEKIRIKTLSLGVVVPDITFELAKNDEDMYLFSPYDVEKVYGVPFGDISVTEKYREMVDDARIKKTKINAREFFQTVAEIQFESGYPYIMFEDTVNKANPIKGRINMSNLCSEILQVNTPTTYNEDLSYKEIGKDISCNLGSMNIALSMDADDLGQTVETAIRALSAVSDQSHIGSVRSIEDGNDRSHAIGLGQMNLHGYLAREHVFYGSEEGIDFTNIYFYTVLFHALRASNNLAIERKQAFDGFADSTYASGEFFDKYIERAWVPETDKVKELFAGKHIPTQEDWTELKASIQKHGIYNQNLQAVPPTGSISYINNSTSSIHPIASKIEIRKEGKLGRVYYPAAFMTNDNLEYYQDAYEIGYEKVIDTYAAATQHVDQGLSLTLFFKDTASTRDINKAQIYAWRKGIKTIYYIRLRQMALEGTDMSECVSCML, from the coding sequence ATGGACTATCACGCCCTCAACGCGATGCTGAATCTGTACGACGCCGACGGCAAGATCCAGTTCGACGCCGACAAGCGCGCCGCACGGGAGTACTTCCTGCAGCACGTGAACCAGAACACCGTGTTCTTCCACTCGCTCAAGGAGCGGCTGGACTACCTCGTGGAGAAGGAGTACTACGAGGGTGCGGTCATCGAGAAGTACTCCTTCGACTTCATCCAGAAGCTCAACGACCTCGCCTACTCGAAGAAGTTCCGCTTCGCGACCTTCCTCGGCGCCTTCAAGTACTACACCAGCTACACGCTGAAGACGTTCGACGGCAAGCGCTACCTCGAGCGGTTCGAGGACCGTGTCGTGATGACCGCTCTCGGTCTCGCCGACGGCGACGAGGAGCTCGCGATCAACCTGGTCGAGGAGATCATCTCCGGCCGTTTCCAGCCGGCCACCCCGACCTTCCTCAATTCCGGCAAGGCACAGCGCGGCGAGCTCGTCAGCTGCTTCCTGCTGCGCATCGAGGACAACATGGAGTCGATCGCCCGCGGCATCAACTCCGCCCTGCAGCTGAGCAAGCGTGGCGGCGGCGTGGCGCTCCTGCTGTCGAACATCCGCGAGTCGGGTGCGCCGATCAAGCAGATCGAGAACCAGTCCTCCGGCATCATCCCCGTGATGAAGCTCCTCGAAGACAGCTTCAGCTACGCCAACCAGCTCGGTGCCCGTCAGGGCGCGGGAGCGGTGTACCTCAACGCGCACCACCCCGACATCATGCGCTTCCTCGACACCAAGCGCGAGAACGCTGACGAGAAGATCCGCATCAAGACGCTTTCGCTGGGTGTCGTCGTGCCCGACATCACCTTCGAGCTCGCGAAGAACGACGAGGACATGTACCTGTTCTCGCCGTACGACGTCGAGAAGGTCTACGGCGTTCCCTTCGGCGACATCTCGGTCACCGAGAAGTATCGCGAGATGGTCGACGATGCTCGCATCAAGAAGACCAAGATCAACGCCCGCGAGTTCTTCCAGACCGTCGCTGAGATCCAGTTCGAGTCGGGCTACCCGTACATCATGTTCGAGGACACGGTGAACAAGGCCAACCCGATCAAGGGTCGGATCAACATGTCGAACCTCTGCAGCGAGATCCTGCAGGTGAACACGCCGACCACCTACAACGAGGACCTCTCGTACAAGGAGATCGGCAAGGACATCTCCTGCAACCTCGGCTCGATGAACATCGCGCTGTCGATGGATGCGGATGACCTCGGCCAGACCGTCGAGACGGCGATCCGTGCTCTCTCCGCGGTGAGCGACCAGAGTCACATCGGCTCGGTGCGTTCGATCGAGGACGGCAACGACCGTTCGCACGCGATCGGCCTCGGGCAGATGAACCTGCACGGCTACCTGGCCCGCGAGCACGTGTTCTACGGGTCCGAAGAGGGCATCGACTTCACGAACATCTACTTCTACACGGTGCTGTTCCACGCGCTGCGCGCGTCGAACAACCTCGCGATCGAGCGCAAGCAGGCCTTCGACGGCTTCGCGGACTCCACCTACGCGTCGGGGGAGTTCTTCGACAAGTACATCGAGCGTGCCTGGGTGCCCGAGACCGACAAGGTCAAGGAACTCTTCGCCGGCAAGCACATCCCCACGCAGGAGGACTGGACCGAGCTGAAGGCGTCCATCCAGAAGCACGGCATCTACAACCAGAACCTGCAGGCGGTGCCGCCGACCGGCTCGATCTCGTACATCAACAACTCGACGTCGTCGATCCACCCGATCGCGTCGAAGATCGAGATCCGCAAGGAAGGCAAGCTCGGTCGCGTGTACTACCCGGCCGCGTTCATGACGAACGACAACCTGGAGTACTACCAGGACGCGTATGAGATCGGCTACGAGAAGGTCATCGACACGTACGCCGCCGCGACGCAGCACGTCGACCAGGGCCTGTCGCTGACGCTGTTCTTCAAGGACACCGCGTCGACGCGCGACATCAACAAGGCGCAGATCTACGCATGGCGCAAGGGCATCAAGACGATCTACTACATTCGCCTTCGTCAGATGGCGCTCGAGGGCACCGACATGTCCGAGTGCGTCAGCTGCATGCTCTGA
- the nrdI gene encoding class Ib ribonucleoside-diphosphate reductase assembly flavoprotein NrdI, whose product MSAVATAAPLLVYFSSVSGNTARFVEKLGLPASRIPLHRQEGDLVIDEPFVLVTPTYGGGEGRGVERGAVPKQVIRFLNDERNRRHIRGVISAGNTNFGESFCLAGDIISRKCQVPHLYRLEIFGTQDDVDRVSDGLERRWKLEQQ is encoded by the coding sequence ATGAGCGCCGTCGCGACAGCCGCGCCGCTCCTGGTGTACTTCTCGAGCGTGTCCGGCAACACGGCGCGCTTCGTCGAGAAGCTCGGGCTTCCGGCGTCGCGCATCCCGCTCCACCGGCAGGAGGGTGATCTCGTCATCGACGAGCCCTTCGTGCTGGTCACTCCCACCTACGGCGGGGGTGAGGGGCGCGGCGTCGAACGAGGAGCCGTGCCCAAACAGGTGATCCGGTTCCTCAACGACGAGCGCAACCGGCGCCACATCCGCGGAGTGATCTCCGCGGGCAATACCAACTTCGGCGAGTCCTTCTGTCTCGCCGGTGACATCATCAGCCGCAAGTGTCAGGTGCCGCACTTGTACCGGCTCGAAATCTTCGGCACGCAAGACGACGTGGATCGCGTGAGCGACGGATTGGAGCGACGGTGGAAGCTGGAACAGCAGTGA
- a CDS encoding RES domain-containing protein, with product MEHPDGFSSIDATLCISHITDDVLRGRLDPDVDRFECSFCGRTEAPGETPFAVSMDLLGEYVWEAASWMYSNPGYIEYYDGEPWSTEGLTENNEVMYDIAGDALEEAVADDVLLALTDAVNDREYWSYNDHDYRFSLSWAAFQDTVKTQSRFVFIGTSARPGHEDEPPARLAKFLNALLAYVESDLLIDVPPGTKLYRGRMVDELDTHRDDIAKEPSTRLGPAPSEKAEAGRLNSKGISLFYAADDVDTAVGEIALHSPYDVAIMGGFVTQRHLKVLDFTRRLTTLPSIFATDKVSRNRWLFSRFAERFTNHITAPVLLDGRQLVDYTPTQVVAEYLRYVPETRIDGIAWPSHVGAGRGKNVALFLGPGPDFQTDPPTEAETMRRASKEPTLKLSRDDVTEHRVKRRVKVKKLEVPGPWEDEDPMHMDF from the coding sequence GTGGAACATCCCGACGGCTTCAGCAGCATTGACGCAACGCTTTGCATCAGCCACATCACGGACGACGTATTGAGGGGTCGCCTCGATCCTGATGTAGATAGGTTCGAGTGCAGCTTCTGTGGTCGAACCGAAGCCCCTGGCGAAACACCGTTCGCGGTTTCGATGGACCTCCTCGGCGAGTACGTCTGGGAAGCGGCCTCGTGGATGTACTCGAACCCCGGCTACATCGAGTACTACGACGGCGAACCGTGGTCTACGGAGGGCCTAACCGAGAACAACGAGGTCATGTATGACATCGCTGGCGATGCACTGGAGGAGGCCGTCGCGGATGACGTGCTCCTCGCTCTGACGGACGCAGTCAACGACCGCGAGTACTGGAGCTACAATGACCACGACTACAGATTCTCGCTTTCTTGGGCCGCCTTCCAGGACACCGTGAAGACACAGTCGAGATTCGTTTTCATCGGGACGTCCGCCAGACCGGGCCATGAGGACGAGCCGCCAGCACGCCTCGCCAAGTTCCTCAACGCGTTGCTCGCCTATGTCGAGTCCGACTTGCTCATTGATGTCCCTCCGGGCACCAAGTTGTACCGCGGGCGCATGGTGGATGAGCTCGACACCCATCGAGACGACATCGCCAAGGAGCCGAGCACGAGACTTGGTCCGGCTCCGTCGGAGAAAGCGGAGGCGGGACGCCTCAACAGCAAGGGCATCAGCTTGTTTTACGCTGCCGATGACGTCGACACCGCAGTAGGGGAAATCGCGCTCCACTCGCCATACGACGTGGCGATCATGGGTGGATTCGTGACGCAGCGCCACCTGAAGGTCCTCGACTTCACTCGACGTCTCACAACGCTGCCAAGCATCTTTGCGACCGATAAGGTGAGCCGAAACCGTTGGCTGTTCTCGCGGTTCGCGGAGCGATTCACGAACCACATCACGGCACCCGTGCTTCTCGATGGAAGACAGTTGGTTGACTACACACCGACTCAGGTCGTGGCGGAGTACCTGCGATACGTCCCAGAAACTCGCATCGACGGCATCGCCTGGCCCTCGCACGTCGGCGCAGGCAGAGGCAAAAACGTGGCGCTATTCCTTGGACCGGGCCCAGACTTCCAAACCGACCCGCCCACGGAGGCCGAGACGATGAGGCGCGCCTCGAAAGAGCCCACACTGAAGCTATCTAGAGACGACGTCACTGAGCACCGAGTTAAGCGCCGAGTCAAGGTCAAGAAGCTAGAGGTCCCCGGGCCCTGGGAGGACGAAGACCCGATGCACATGGACTTCTAG
- a CDS encoding antitoxin VbhA family protein encodes MNDLADEARRRRGVENAFADLRLDGRSPSPGALQDAADYIYGRRTLDEIIEDVRRRHTRLPLDEQ; translated from the coding sequence ATGAACGACTTGGCTGACGAGGCGCGGCGACGGCGCGGCGTAGAGAATGCGTTCGCCGACCTGCGCCTGGACGGCCGGTCCCCAAGCCCCGGAGCGCTGCAAGACGCTGCGGACTACATCTACGGCCGCCGCACCCTCGACGAGATCATCGAAGATGTTCGGCGCCGTCATACCCGCCTACCGTTGGACGAGCAATGA
- a CDS encoding SIR2 family protein, translating to MGAGIIGGQMEALLSSERTDSKASIDGSRVVVLLGAGASADAGLLLTSALAKTILERANSEVARVEPDWVRALNAVYAGMVGHLGARGRNPLTAVNIETLISAVRLLRAREDHEVAPFVASWVPSLSNFDSSDLPANAGEKILRSIGKSMKEGGHFSKREITEAVAEIARAAVRPNLEAPFRDAESFILRSLVELLGDHGDVTYFNPLLKLASTQPGGLDVITLNYDLTVETAAAEENIPVNRGIDTWVPGEPLQFPAVEGTLNLLKLHGSLDWRASKPEQGKHRQTSPRRIAVVPLQATGDRHHEELPWIVVGDREKLATDGPTLALNLAARSALLRATHLAVVGYSFGDDHINAMIRDWLAADDSRTTSILDLHWPRERYYREITDFRSALIAGYGRQLDVHGEHLKPRLMLVEGHAREKLSETLTIRPADVPAPAAEVTVRAIPRGYRLDVTWYGQDLTDADIEARRPTEGKSAHATGLLQLYSDLEQLPETLDVSSWALSPKFPSWPSGETRTVFATADTQLPVDIRIAGATPVGTLWWRGNVSVATETTTS from the coding sequence ATGGGCGCCGGCATCATCGGCGGGCAGATGGAGGCGCTCTTGAGCAGCGAGAGAACTGATTCGAAAGCGTCGATTGACGGCTCACGCGTCGTCGTGCTCTTGGGTGCGGGAGCCTCTGCTGATGCGGGATTATTGCTGACTTCCGCCCTCGCCAAAACCATCTTGGAGCGCGCCAATTCAGAGGTTGCTCGCGTAGAGCCAGACTGGGTGCGCGCGCTGAACGCCGTCTACGCCGGCATGGTCGGCCACTTGGGCGCGCGTGGACGGAACCCTCTGACGGCAGTAAACATAGAGACGCTGATCTCTGCTGTCAGACTGCTACGCGCACGCGAGGATCACGAGGTCGCCCCCTTCGTCGCGTCCTGGGTCCCGTCACTCAGCAATTTCGACTCGTCCGACCTCCCGGCGAACGCTGGCGAGAAGATCCTGAGGAGCATCGGCAAGTCGATGAAGGAGGGAGGACACTTCAGCAAGCGAGAGATCACAGAAGCGGTCGCTGAGATCGCTCGGGCTGCGGTCCGCCCCAACCTCGAGGCCCCTTTCCGCGACGCTGAGTCCTTCATCCTTCGATCTCTCGTCGAGCTCTTGGGAGACCACGGGGACGTCACTTACTTCAATCCGTTGCTCAAATTGGCGAGCACACAACCCGGCGGGCTTGACGTCATCACCCTGAACTACGACCTCACTGTCGAGACAGCTGCGGCCGAGGAGAACATCCCCGTCAACCGCGGAATCGACACGTGGGTACCGGGCGAGCCACTCCAATTCCCCGCGGTCGAAGGAACGCTTAACCTCCTGAAACTGCATGGCTCCCTGGACTGGCGTGCATCCAAGCCTGAGCAAGGGAAACACCGGCAGACTTCGCCGCGCCGTATTGCGGTTGTTCCCCTGCAAGCAACCGGTGACCGCCACCATGAGGAACTCCCGTGGATCGTCGTCGGTGACCGCGAAAAGCTAGCCACCGACGGACCGACCCTCGCATTGAACCTCGCAGCCCGATCAGCACTGCTGCGCGCCACCCACTTGGCCGTCGTCGGCTACTCATTCGGCGACGACCACATCAACGCGATGATTCGTGACTGGCTGGCCGCCGACGACAGTCGTACCACGTCGATTCTCGACCTCCATTGGCCTCGGGAACGCTACTACCGAGAGATCACCGACTTCCGCTCCGCGCTGATTGCCGGCTATGGAAGACAGCTAGATGTCCACGGCGAGCACCTCAAACCCCGCCTGATGCTGGTTGAGGGGCATGCGCGCGAAAAGCTCTCCGAAACGCTGACCATACGACCGGCGGACGTGCCGGCCCCGGCGGCTGAGGTCACCGTCCGGGCAATCCCGCGAGGTTATCGACTCGACGTCACCTGGTACGGACAGGACCTCACCGACGCGGATATCGAGGCGCGGCGCCCGACAGAAGGGAAGTCGGCGCACGCTACGGGCCTTCTTCAGCTCTACTCGGATCTCGAGCAGCTTCCTGAAACCTTGGACGTCAGTTCGTGGGCCCTCAGCCCGAAGTTCCCGAGCTGGCCGTCTGGTGAGACAAGAACAGTCTTCGCGACGGCTGACACGCAGCTCCCCGTCGACATCCGAATCGCTGGGGCGACCCCCGTCGGCACGCTTTGGTGGCGCGGGAACGTGAGCGTCGCAACTGAAACGACGACATCGTAA